CCCGCACGGATGGAACGACCGTGATCAATCCCATAGGGTTGGCCTGGTAGACCTTTACGGTCCGGATGCGCACCAGTTCGAGGATCCCCAGGAAGAATGAAATGATCTCGTTTTTCGTCTTGAACTCCTCTATAAGGCGGTCGAACCGGATCGAGCCGTCCTCGCGGAGCCGGTCGAGCAGGAAGGCGATGGCATCCGCGATCGTGAGCCGGTCGCCGAGAACTTCGTGCACGTCCTCCTTCGGCAGGCGGGCCAGCACGTCTTTGAACGCCGTGATGAGGTCCGCGAGCGACAGCTCGGCGATGGCTACTTCACCTTCCGGGAGCGTCTCGCACAGGAAATCCCTCGCGAACACGTCCCTTCCCAGGATCGGCCGCTCGGCAAGCCTTGCAGCGGCTTCCTTGAACTTATGATACTCGATCAGCCTGCGGGAGAGCTCGGCCCGCATGATCTCCGGGTCCTCTTCCGGTTCCAGGCCCTCGTCGTCGCGGGGAAGCAGGGACTTCGACTTGATGTACAGAAGGGTCGACGCCATCACCAGGAACTCACCTGCGATATCCAGGTTGAGCGCCTTCATCGTGTCGAGGTACGCAAGGTACTGCTCGGTGATCCGGGCGATCGGGATGTCGTGGATGTCGAGCTTGTCTTCCCGGATCAGGTGCAGGAGAAGATCGAGCGGGCCCTCGAAGACCTCCAGGCGTACGGCGATGCCTGCGCCGGAGTTCGCATTCGCGTTTGCGCCCGGCGCGTCAGATTCCGACAGCGTCGCGTACCTCCTTCATCTTTCTCGCCGCGTTCTCGCAAGCCTTGCGGGTCCCCTCCGCAAGGATTTCGCGGACGGACACGCCGCTTTCGACGATCTCCCGCCGTTTGTCCCGGATCGGCGCAAGGACCTTCTCCATGTGCTCATACATCCACTTCTTGCATTCGATGCAGCCTATCCCCGCTGTTCGGCAGCCGACGTCCACCTTCTTGATCGTTTCCTCGTCCGAGAAGATCTTGTGGTACGAGAACACGTTGCAGATTTCGGGGTTTCCCGGGTCCGTGCGGCGGACGCGCGCAGGGTCGGTCACCATCGGCTTGACCTTCGCCCATACCTCTTCCGCCGTGTCGGAGAGCAGGATGGCGTTGCCGTACGTCTTGCTCATCTTCCGGTTGTCGGTCCCCATGATCTTCGGCGTCTCGGTGAGATATGCCTGCGGGATGGTGAAAACATCCTTGTACAGGAAATTGAACCGCCGGGCGATCTCCCTTGCGAGCTCGAGGTGCGGAACCTGGTCGATGCCGACGGGCACCAGCGCCGCGTCGTACATGAGGATGTCGGCCGCCTGCAGGACCGGGTAGCCGAGGAATCCGTACGTGTGCAGGTCACGCGTCGTCTGTTCGCGGAGCTGCTCCTTGTAGGTGGGATTCCGCTCCAGCCATGGTAGCGGAGTGATCATCGAAAGGAGAAGGTGCAGTTCCGCGTGCTGCGGAACCTGGCTTTGGATGAAAAGAGTCGCCTTTTCCGGATCGATGCCCGCCGCCAGCCAGTCGATCACCATGTCGTCGATGCTCTCCGCAATCACTGCCGTCCGTTCGTATTCCGTTGTCAGCGCATGCCAGTCGGCGACGAAGTAGAAGCAGTCGTTCTCTTCCTGGAGCTTTTTCCAGTTCACCAGGACGCCCAGGTAGTGCCCCAGGTGGAGTTTGCCGCTCGGCCGCATGCCGCTTAATATCCGTTGTTGCAAAACACCGCCCCCTTGCGTGGATTATCCGGAAAGAAACAGATGAATCAGCAGGCTCATGATCGGATAGACGATCCGGTGGATTATACCAAATGGATCCCACATGAAGAGAACTATGAGGATGATCATTCCGTACCGTTCGACCGAGGCGAGCGCCTGGGATGGACCGTGCGGCAACAGCCCCACTGCGATCCTGCCCCCGTCCAGCGGCGGGATCGGGATGAGGTTGAAGATCGCGAGGACCACGTTCCACCTGACCGACTCGACGCACATAAGCGCGACCGGAATGAGGACGAGCTGAAGGGAGCCCGACGCCTGCGCCCGCAACCCGAACATACGGATCTTGACGATGGTGCCCTGGTCGAGCAGGCCGATGAGGCTGAGCAGGATACCGGAAGCCGCCGCCAGCGCCAGGTTGGTCACGACCCCCGCCGCAGCCACATGGATGGGATCGCGCTTCTGGTCCCGGAGCAGCCGGAAGTTTACGGGGACCGGCTTCGCCCATCCGAACAGGAAGGGGCTGCGCGTGAAGATGAGAAACGCCGGAAGGAGCACCGTGCCGATAGGGTCGATGTGCGCAAGGGGATTCAGGGTAACCCTCCCCAGCATCTTGGCGGTGGGATCCCCCTTTTTGTACGCAACCCACCCGTGCGCCGCCTCGTGGAAGGTGATCGCGATCAGAAGCGGGATGGCCTGAATCGATACCGCCTGGAGAAACCCCTGTATATCTCCCACTTGATACCCCTCTTAAAAAATATACTATCTTATCACCTTGGGTGCTTAACCCGCATTTCTCACCAAGGTTCGTAGCGAGGCGGTGGAGACGGGTATGGCTACAAGGCGTCGCGTTCCTTGCAAGTTTTTAAGAACGTCCCTGTTTTTGAGGGAAGTGGGAGAGGATGAAGGACATTTCGGCGGCCTTGGTCTTGAGCTCGCCGGTGAACTTGCGCTCGAGGATCTCGTCCAGTATCCGGCGGAAATCCGGCCCCGGAACGTAGCCGAGCGACAGGAGGTCCTTACCCGTGACCTGCGGGCGCACGTTCTTGAGCTGCGTGAAATAGAGGGAAATATATCTTTTGATATCGGCATGTTTCGTCTTCGCCATCATGTAAAGGATAACTTCGTTCGGCAGCGGATTGAAACAATCGAAGATCATCTTCCTCGATACCGCCCGGCTGGTCAGGAGCCGCTGGATCGGCACATCGGCCTCGTATCTCGAAATACGCACCCATTCCCGCGCCCTGCGCCCCACTCCCAACTCCGCCGCATACGCGATCGCTTCCTCCGTCGATAGCGGATCGAGCAGTGACAGGAACAACACTCCCCACTTCTCCACCTTCTCTTCCAGGAAGAGAAGAGAGAACCATACAAGGACCTCGGAGGTGTCGCCCAGCAGCGAAAGCTGCTTCCGGTCGAGAGCGATCTTCGGATGGATCGACGGGCCGATGCCCAGTTCGCCAAGGCGCCGCAGGATCGCGACCGGGTCCTGCTCCCTCAGGATAAGCTCCAACTCACCGAAGAGTCTGGGCTTCGGCAGCCGGCCGATAAGATCCAGGCGCACGGCGTTGCGGATGAGGTTCAGCGTGTGCTTGCCGACGATGAAACCGAAACGGCGCTCGAACCGGAGCGCCCTCAATATACGGGAAGGGTCCTCCACGAAGGAAAGGGAGTGCAGCACACGTAAAGCACGTTCCTTGATGTCCCGCTGCGCGCTGTAGAAATCGATCAGCTCGCCGAACGTCTGCGGATTCAATCGCACCGCAAGGGTGTTGATGGTGAAGTCCCGGCGGTACATGTCCTGCTTGA
The DNA window shown above is from Deltaproteobacteria bacterium and carries:
- a CDS encoding segregation/condensation protein A, whose translation is MAVRLEVFEGPLDLLLHLIREDKLDIHDIPIARITEQYLAYLDTMKALNLDIAGEFLVMASTLLYIKSKSLLPRDDEGLEPEEDPEIMRAELSRRLIEYHKFKEAAARLAERPILGRDVFARDFLCETLPEGEVAIAELSLADLITAFKDVLARLPKEDVHEVLGDRLTIADAIAFLLDRLREDGSIRFDRLIEEFKTKNEIISFFLGILELVRIRTVKVYQANPMGLITVVPSVREVEDGRESEESDG
- the trpS gene encoding tryptophan--tRNA ligase, with the protein product MRPSGKLHLGHYLGVLVNWKKLQEENDCFYFVADWHALTTEYERTAVIAESIDDMVIDWLAAGIDPEKATLFIQSQVPQHAELHLLLSMITPLPWLERNPTYKEQLREQTTRDLHTYGFLGYPVLQAADILMYDAALVPVGIDQVPHLELAREIARRFNFLYKDVFTIPQAYLTETPKIMGTDNRKMSKTYGNAILLSDTAEEVWAKVKPMVTDPARVRRTDPGNPEICNVFSYHKIFSDEETIKKVDVGCRTAGIGCIECKKWMYEHMEKVLAPIRDKRREIVESGVSVREILAEGTRKACENAARKMKEVRDAVGI
- a CDS encoding site-2 protease family protein, which gives rise to MGDIQGFLQAVSIQAIPLLIAITFHEAAHGWVAYKKGDPTAKMLGRVTLNPLAHIDPIGTVLLPAFLIFTRSPFLFGWAKPVPVNFRLLRDQKRDPIHVAAAGVVTNLALAAASGILLSLIGLLDQGTIVKIRMFGLRAQASGSLQLVLIPVALMCVESVRWNVVLAIFNLIPIPPLDGGRIAVGLLPHGPSQALASVERYGMIILIVLFMWDPFGIIHRIVYPIMSLLIHLFLSG